From Oncorhynchus mykiss isolate Arlee chromosome 6, USDA_OmykA_1.1, whole genome shotgun sequence, the proteins below share one genomic window:
- the LOC110525929 gene encoding rapamycin-insensitive companion of mTOR isoform X3 translates to MAVSIRGRPIRSLRMRGRNDSGEENVPLDLTREPSDNLREILQNVAKPHGVTNMRKLGHLNNFIKLLISIGHCEEKFGFTYEEIIICLRLALLNEAKEVRAAGLRVLRYLIRDSNVLQKVLRLQVDYLIARCIDIQQSNEGERTQALRLVRKMITVNALLFPSSVTNSLIAVGTDGLQERDRMVRAAIAIVCELALKNPEVVANRGGLSTILKSVIDCQLSRINEALITTILHLLNHPHTRQYVRNDVELEQILAPFTDFHYRHNADTSEIQLKEDRDARFLSSRMAIVAAFRSWSGIINLCRAGNSGIQSLIGLLSIPNVEVRKGLMEVLYEIFRLPLPIVTQDFTEALLSVDPSRCQDSWRLSDGFVAAEAKVLLPHRARSRPDLMDNYLALVLAAFISSCLLEGLVEVVTSSEDQISVRATILLGELLHMANTILPHSHSHHLHCLPTLINMAASFDIPKEKRLRASAAVNHLKRFHDKKKQGPKPHSLYLDHIVRKSVSAHHRRETHTRVHRDIYAIKDTEEALMLNLRDSQILNHKQNLDWNWLLIATILKWPNVNLRNNKDEQMHKFVRRLLYFYKPSSKLYAGLELDHPKARQLTVVGCQFIEFLIESDEDGQAYLEELVKDMVAWLSLSSGLKPDRCLQSNGLLTTLSQHYYLFLGTLSAHPHGVKLLEKCGLFQSLLNLCSVKNQDAVLKLAVSTLDYSTDGLARVILSKILTAATDTCRLYATKHLRVLLRAGVEFFSNWGMELLVTQLHDHSKAVSMEALDILDEACEDKANLHALIQLKPALTHLGDKGLLLLLRFLSIPKGFSYLNERGYVSKQLDRWQKEYNLKYVDLIEEQLNEALTTYRKPVDGDNYVRRSNQRLQRPNVYLPVHLYGQLVHDKTGCHLLETQSVVPDLSYTVRSPMLDTWEGIKQLKAALWALGNIGSSNWGLNLLQEENVIPDILALAQHCEVLSVRGTCVYVVGVISKTRQGCEVLKQYGWDTVRHSRQTLWPVTPDEVDKPMTSELSSVPSTLSLNSESTSSRHNSESESQPNMYILDDDKSEMLDQSDDASLYLRSKPMKDRSPFTILASTRFVRNRFLNSLSLPSKKLRSTSDPKSMGGSRTPTEPKLGGLRRNRTVTEPSIYSSSQGDVFTTSVFNGRGMPKSPTVSLETSFVGIRDSVGGSEEQLGEGRLSRAGGGGSGLGGPGEPPSREQSSRERLAGGDGGGTQFKSRSQSFNTDTTTSGISSMSSSPSRETVGNSEHAEPDLSDCVSLDTVVSAKTVKTLYTLAPTQAHTNHLPLSKSNSVSLVPPGSSHTLPRRAQSLKSPSVAAIKSLADCSFMYTSPRDALGYATLKRLQQQRIHPSLSHSESLASPAKDVLFTDTITMKTGSLDSRLTPRRFLKALSFASLDKEDLLSPINQITLQRCSSVRSMVPSATYGCNDDYVGLALPMDINDMFYIRDTPYFQQRTSPPADEKCPFYFGDSDSDGGRPYPPIPLLKQQFSISELMASRENNQNHILGPEETGLQEHTDDNCLYCVGATVLGYHTQPQINNAHTRTDYIDFPWSSQTSHRLEVMPQSKFSGVSGCSDAAVSQGSVCSTPTPADIVLGGKAISEDGPACRVLLRKEVLRLVINLSSSVGTKGHETGLLTIKEKFPYAFDDICLYSEVSHLLAHCMFRLPSRRFIQELFQDVHFIQMYEEAEAILSKPPKPVGVDIDPPTKF, encoded by the exons ATGGCGGTCAGCATCCGCGGCCGTCCGATCCGAAGTCTTCGGATGCGAG GTCGGAATGACAGTGGGGAAGAGAACGTACCGCTCGATCTGACCAGAG AACCCTCTGACAACTTGCGTGAAATTCTTCAAAATGTTGCCAAGCCACACGGCGTCACCAACATGCGGAAACTGGGCCACCTGAACAATTTCATAAAG CTGCTAATCAGCATTGGCCACTGCGAGGAGAAGTTTGGGTTTACATATGAAGAAATCATCATCTG CCTGCGGTTAGCCCTGCTGAATGAGGCCAAGGAGGTGCGTGCTGCAGGTCTGAGGGTTCTGAGGTACCTCATCAGAGACAGCAACGTGCTGCAAAAGGTCCTCAGATTGCAGGTGGACTACTTGATTGCCAG GTGCATTGACATCCAGCAGAGCAATGAGGGGGAGAGGACTCAGGCCCTCCGACTGGTCAGAAAG ATGATCACAGTGAACGCTCTACTGTTCCCCAGTTCTGTCACCAACTCTCTGATTGCCGTGGGAACAGACGGGCTGCAGGAGAGGGACCGCATGGTGCGTGCTGCCATTGCCATCGTCTGCGAACTTG CGTTGAAGAACCCAGAGGTAGTGGCCAATAGGGGGGGTCTCAGCACCATATTAAAGAGTGTGATCGACTGTCAGCTGAGCCGCATCAATGAGGCTCTGATCACCACCATCCTCCACCTGCTCAACCATCCACACACCAGGCAATATGTTCGCAATGATGTGGAGCTGGAG CAAATCCTAGCACCTTTCACAGACTTCCACTACCGTCACAATGCAGACACATCAGAGATCCAGCTCAa GGAGGACCGCGATGCTCGTTTCCTGTCCAGCAGGATGGCTATAGTAGCTGCCTTCCGCTCCTGGTCTG GGATCATTAACCTCTGTAGGGCCGGGAACTCTGGGATCCAATCCCTTATTGGTCTGCTGTCTATACCAAATGTGGAAGTGAGG AAAGGTTTGATGGAGGTATTGTATGAGATATTTAGGCTACCTCTCCCTATTGTAACCCAGGACTTTACGGAAGCACTTCTCAGCGTGG ACCCCAGTAGGTGCCAGGACAGCTGGAGACTGTCTGATGGCTTTGTGGCTGCGGAGGCTAAAGTCCTTCTGCCTCATCGAGCCAGATCCAG GCCTGACCTGATGGATAACTACCTGGCTTTGGTACTGGCTGCCTTCATCTCCAGTTGCCTGCTAGAG GGTCTAGTAGAAGTTGTGACCAGCAGTGAGGACCAGATATCAGTGAGAGCCACCATCCTACTGGGAGAACTGCTACACATG GCCAACACCATCCTCCCTCACTCCCACAGTCACCACCTGCACTGTCTGCCCACCCTTATCAACATGGCTGCCTCTTTTGACATCCCCAAGGAGAAACGCCT ACGGGCGAGTGCGGCTGTCAACCACTTGAAGCGTTTCCATGACAAGAAGAAACAAGGACCCAAACCCCATAGTCTGTATCTGGATCACATTGTCCGCAAGTCTGTGTCTGCACACCAccggagagagacacacacacgcgtacacCGAGACATCTATGCTATTAAG GACACGGAGGAAGCCCTGATGTTGAACCTGAGAGACAGTCAGATCCTTAACCACAAACAGAACCTTGACTGGAACTGGCTCCTCATCGCAACTATCCTCAAG TGGCCTAATGTTAACCTCAGGAACAACAAAGATGAACAAATGCACAA gTTTGTGCGGAGACTGCTGTACTTCTATAAGCCCAGCAGTAAGCTGTATGCAGGGCTGGAGCTGGACCATCCTAAAGCCAGACAGCTCACTGTGGTGGGATGCCAGTTCATCGAGTTCCTCATAGAGTCTGATGAG gaTGGTCAGGCGTACCTGGAGGAGCTGGTGAAGGACATGGTGGCCTGGCTGTccttgtcctctggtctgaagccTGACCGCTGTCTCCAGAGCAACGGGCTGCTCACCACCCTCAGCCAGCACTACTACTTGTTCCTGGGGACCCTCTCGGCCCACCCACACGGGGTTAAACTGCTGGAGAAGTGCGGCCTCTTTCAGAG tctgctGAACCTGTGCTCTGTGAAGAATCAGGACGCTGTGTTGAAACTGGCTGTGTCTACTCTGGACTACAGCACGGATGGACTGGCCAGAGTCATTCTCTCCAAGATCCTCACTGCTGCCACTGAT ACGTGCAGGCTGTATGCCACCAAGCACCTGCGTGTGTTGCTGAGGGCAGGGGTGGAGTTCTTCAGTAACTGGGGCATGGAGCTGTTGGTCACCCAGCTGCACGACCACAGCAAGGCAGTCTCCATGGAAGCCCTTGACATACTGGACGAGGCCTGCGAGGATAAG GCTAACCTCCATGCTCTGATCCAACTCAAACCGGCTCTGACCCACCTGGGAGACAAGGGCCTTCTGCTGCTCCTCAG GTTTCTGTCTATTCCTAAGGGCTTCTCCTACCTCAATGAGAGGGGCTACGTCAGCAAACAGTTGGACAGATGGCAAAAG GAATACAACCTGAAGTATGTAGATCTGATTGAGGAGCAGTTGAATGAAGCGTTAACTACATACCGGAAACCTGTGGACGGAGACAACTACGTCAGACGTAGCAACCAAAG GTTACAGAGACCAAATGTTTATCTTCCTGTGCACTTGTATGGTCAGCTAGTCCATGACAAGACAGGCTGCCACCTACTAGAGACTCAG AGCGTGGTCCCTGACCTCAGCTACACGGTTCGCTCCCCGATGCTGGACACCTGGGAGGGCATCAAACAGCTGAAGGCAGCCCTCTGGGCTCTG GGTAACATTGGGTCATCAAACTGGGGTCTGAACCTGCTTCAGGAGGAGAACGTCATCCCTGACATCCTGGCCTTGGCACAACACTGCGAGGTCCTGTCCGTACGGGG AACGTGCGTGTACGTCGTTGGCGTGATCTCCAAGACGCGGCAGGGCTGTGAAGTGTTGAAACAGTATGGCTGGGATACAGTCAGACACAGTCGCCAGACACTGTGGCCCGTTACCCCAGACGAGGTGGACAAACCGATGACCTCTGAACTTTCCTCCGTACCGAGCACGCTCAGTCTCAACTCCGAGTCCACCAGCTCCCGGCACAATAGCGAGAGCGAGTCCCAACCCA ACATGTACATCCTGGATGATGACAAGTCTGAGATGTTGGACCAATCAGACGACGCCTCCCTCTACCTGCGTTCCAAACCCATGAAGGACCGCAGCCCCTTCACCATCCTGGCCTCCACCCGTTTTGTACGCAACCGCTTCCTCAACTCCCTGTCGCTCCCCAGCAAAAAGTTGCGCTCCACCAGCGACCCCAAGTCAATGGGGGGCAGCCGCACCCCCACCGAGCCCAAACTGGGAGGGCTGAGGAGGAACAGGACGGTAACGGAGCCCTCCATCTACTCCTCGTCTCAAGGCGATGTGTTTACTACGTCTGTGTTCAATGGGAGAGGCATGCCCAAGAGTCCCACAGTCAGCCTGGAAACCTCCTTTGTGGGGATCAGGGACTCTGTGGGGGGGTCTGAGGAGCAGCTGGGAGAGGGGAGGCTATCCCGGGCTGGTGGAGGGGGGTCTGGGCTGGGGGGTCCTGGAGAGCCCCCGTCCAGGGAGCAGAGTAGCCGGGAACGTCTAgcgggaggagatgggggagggactCAGTTTAAAAGCCGCAGTCAGAGCTTCAACACAGACACCACCACAAGCGGCATCAGCTCCATGAGCTCCAGCCCCTCCCGCGAGACTGTGGGAAACTCTGAGCATGCCGAGCCAGACTTGTCGGACTGTGTCAGCCTCGACACAGTGGTCTCGGCCAAGACGGTCAAAACGCTGTACACCCTCGCCCCAACCCAGGCCCACACCAACCACCTGCCTCTCTCCAAGTCTAACTCTGTCTCCCTGGTCCCCCCTGGCTCCTCACACACCCTCCCCCGCAGAGCCCAGAGCCTCAAGTCTCCCTCGGTGGCGGCCATTAAGAGCCTTGCAGACTGCAGTTTCATGTACACCAGCCCGCGGGATGCACTGGGCTATGCTACTCTGAAGAGGCTGCAGCAGCAGAGGATCCACCCGTCTCTGTCCCATAGTGAGTCGTTAGCGTCGCCCGCTAAAgacgtgctcttcactgacacgATCACTATGAAGACAGGTAGTCTGGACTCGAGGCTAACGCCGCGCAG GTTTCTGAAGGCGTTGAGCTTTGCGTCTCTGGACAAGGAGGATCTGCTGAGCCCCATCAACCAGATCACTCTGCAGCGTTGCTCGTCGGTGCGCTCCATGGTGCCCAGCGCCACCTACGGCTGTAACGACGACTACGTGGGCCTGGCGCTGCCCATGGACATCAACGACATGTTCTACATCCGAGACACGCCCTACTTCCAACAGAGGACTAGCCCGCCTGCCGACGAGAAGTGTCCGTTCTACTTTGGAGACTCAGACA GTGACGGTGGTCGTCCCTATCCTCCTATCCCACTGCTGAAGCAGCAGTTCAGTATCTCAGAGCTGATGGCCAGCAGAGAGAACAACCAGAACCATATCCTGGGTCCAGAGGAGACTGGTCTACAGGAACACACTGACGACAACTGTCTCTACTGTGTAGGAGCTACTGTACTAGGCTACCACACACAGCCTCAGATCAACAACGCACACACCCGcactg ACTACATAGACTTTCCGTGGTCTAGTCAGACCAGCCATCGTCTGGAGGTGATGCCTCAGTCCAAGTTCTCTGGCGTCTCCGGCTGCAGCGACGCTGCTGTGTCACAGGGATCTGTCTGCAGCACACCTACTCCCGCTGACATAGTGCTAG GTGGCAAGGCAATATCTGAAGATGGCCCAGCCTGTCGGGTTCTGCTGAGGAAGGAGGTGCTTCGCCTCGTCATCAACCTCAGCTCTTCTGTAGGAACCAAGGGACACGAGACAGGGCTACTgac gATAAAAGAGAAGTTTCCCTATGCGTTTGATGATATCTGTTTGTACTCTGAGGTGTCTCACCTGCTGGCCCACTGTATGTTCCGCTTGCCATCTCGACGCTTCATACAGGAACTCTTTCAGGACGTACACTTCATACAG ATGTACGAGGAAGCAGAAGCGATCCTGTCGAAGCCACCAAAGCCCGTCGGAGTGGATATAGACCCTCCCACGAAGTTCTGA